In Ailuropoda melanoleuca isolate Jingjing chromosome 4, ASM200744v2, whole genome shotgun sequence, the following proteins share a genomic window:
- the FBXO48 gene encoding F-box only protein 48: MQKNSKRNNNSRVSGIELNSVDAEKEKKESQNNFVELLPPEVTFKIFSQLDIQSLCRASVTCRSWNNTVRNSDSLWKPHCLTLRAVCQREIDDDLESGYSWRVILLRNYQKSKVKHEWLSGRYSNICSPLTLPEKIMYPMDVDTWGEILEAELER; this comes from the exons ATGCAGAAAAACTCCAAGAGGAACAATAATTCAAGAGTTTCTGGCATAGAATTGAATTCTGTGGatgctgagaaggaaaaaaaagagagtcaaAATAACTTTGTTGAACTGCTGCCTCCagaagttacttttaaaattttcagtcaGCTAGACATTCAGAGTTTGTGCAGGGCTTCAGTAACCTGCAGGAGCTGGAATAACACAGTAAGAAACAGTGACTCCTTGTGGAAACCTCATTGCTTGACTCTAAGAGCTGTGTGCCAAAGAGAAATAGACGATGATCTAGAAAGTGGATATTCCTGGAGA GTAATACTACTGAGGAATTACCAGAAGAGTAAAGTGAAACACGAATGGCTAAGTGGCAGATACAGCAACATATGTTCTCCTCTGACCCTACCAGAAAAGATCATGTACCCAATGGATGTAGATACATGGGGGGAAATTCTAGAAGCAGAACTGGAAAGATAA